The following are encoded together in the Chlorocebus sabaeus isolate Y175 chromosome 20, mChlSab1.0.hap1, whole genome shotgun sequence genome:
- the LOC103223968 gene encoding LOW QUALITY PROTEIN: protein S100-A12 (The sequence of the model RefSeq protein was modified relative to this genomic sequence to represent the inferred CDS: inserted 2 bases in 1 codon), whose translation MTKLEEYLEGIVNIFHNXSVWMGHFDTVSKGELKQLLPKELANTIKNTRDKAVINKIFQGLDANQDEQVDFQEFISLSAIALKAAHDHTHKE comes from the exons ATGACAAAACTTGAAGAGTACCTGGAGGGAATTGTCAATATCTTCCACAA CTCAGTTTGGATGGGGCATTTTGACACCGTCTCtaagggtgagctgaagcagctgCTGCCAAAGGAGCTTGCAAACACCATCAAG AATACCAGAGACAAAGCTGTCATTAACAAAATATTCCAAGGCCTGGATGCTAATCAAGATGAACAGGTCGACTTTCAGGAATTCATATCCCTGTCAGCCATTGCGCTGAAGGCTGCCCATGACCATACCCACAAAGAGTAG